The Argopecten irradians isolate NY chromosome 6, Ai_NY, whole genome shotgun sequence genome has a window encoding:
- the LOC138326363 gene encoding uncharacterized protein → MVNCAGLQVFHSESVLVDCLCDNEPVDTFTGDTATHCMVHCGEKVQCLSFSFSKSDKLCWLHSTLLSETATGQHRLGAKCYNMKHDRCDHDDGYLYEPSVNGCHKPYSIFTDYNDARSRCLEDRGYLARLESFGEWYSTTQILAEGKYFIQGVYDETTSQWRFHDGTVIGMQMWKAPTKNILDNNTRLVLVESSNYIAVPSDVTLAKFICERHIASSLLAPTISIGLNIMTGSKPIAPSSRTTGHSTVTVNTITHASITLATASGQNTKEDKSYTGSGMGTTNTVTHTSSTLGTTTGQNVEEDESLTGSGMDTIQ, encoded by the exons ATGGTTAATTGTGCTGGTCTACAGGTGTTTCATTCTGAGTCAGTATTAGTGGACTGCCTTTGTGATAACGAGCCTGTGGACACATTCACCGGAGACACAGCCACCCACTGTATGGTCCATTGTGGAGAAAAGGTCCAGTGTCTGTCCTTCTCGTTCTCAAAAAGTGACAAACTTTGCTGGTTGCATTCCACCCTATTGTCCGAAACAGCTACTGGTCAGCATAGACTTGGAGCAAAGTGTTACAATATGAAGCATG ACAGATGTGACCACGATGACGGATACCTATATGAACCTTCAGTCAATGGTTGTCACAAACCATATTCTATTTTTACCGACTACAATGACGCCAGGTCCAGGTGCCTCGAGGATCGTGGGTATCTGGCGAGACTTGAATCCTTCGGGGAGTGGTATTCCACCACTCAGATACTCG CGGAAGGCAAATACTTCATACAGGGTGTCTATGACGAGACAACGTCACAATGGCGGTTCCACGATGGTACAGTGATAGGCATGCAGATGTGGAAGGCACCCACCAAAAATATCCTGGACAACAATACTAGACTAGTGCTTGTTGAAAGCTCTAACTATATAGCGGTGCCATCTGATGTGACTCTCGCCAAATTTATTTGTGAGAGACACATTGCGAGTTCTCTCCTAGCACCTACCATTAGCATTGGCCTTAATATAATGACGGGGAGCAAACCTATTGCACCTTCTTCAAGAACAACTGGACATTCGACGGTTACTGTAAACACTATAACACATGCGAGTATCACTTTGGCAACAGCGTCTGGTCAAAATACAAAGGAGGATAAAAGTTATACAGGAAGTGGGATGGGTACAACGAACACCGTAACACATACGAGTAGCACTTTGGGAACGACGACTGGGCAAAATGTAGAAGAGGATGAAAGTTTAACAGGCAGTGGAATGGATACAATACAATGA